A window of Nicotiana tabacum cultivar K326 chromosome 24, ASM71507v2, whole genome shotgun sequence contains these coding sequences:
- the LOC107790316 gene encoding small ribosomal subunit protein uS4y-like, with protein MVHVAFYRNYGKTFKKPRRPFEKERLDAELKLVGEYGLRCKRELWRVQYALSRIRNAARMLLTLDEKDPRRIFEGEALLRRMNRYGLLDESQNKLDYVLSLTVENFLERRLQTLVFKTGMAKSIHHARVLIRQRHIRVGRQVVNVPSFMVRVDSQKHIDFSLTSPFGGGRPGRVKRKNQKFAAKKASGGDGDEEDEE; from the exons ACGGGAAGACCTTTAAGAAACCTCGACGTCCCtttgagaaagagagattggATGCAGAATTGAAGCTCGTTGGAGAGTATGGACTGAGGTGCAAGAGGGAGCTGTGGAGAGTCCAGTATGCTTTGAGTCGTATCAGGAATGCTGCAAGAATGCTTCTGACCCTTGATGAGAAAGATCCACGTCGTATTTTTGAAGGTGAAGCACTCTTGAGGAGGATGAACAGGTACGGGTTGTTGGATGAGAGCCAGAACAAGCTCGATTATGTCTTGTCACTCACTGTTGAGAACTTCCTTGAGCGTCGTCTGCAAACCCTTGTCTTCAAGACTGGCATGGCTAAGTCAATCCACCATGCTAGAGTGCTCATTAGGCAAAGGCATATCAG AGTCGGAAGGCAAGTGGTGAATGTTCCTTCGTTTATGGTCAGAGTGGACTCTCAGAAGCACATTGACTTCTCCCTAACCAGTCCTTTTGGTGGCGGGCGCCCTGGAAGAGTGAAGAGAAAGAACCAAAAGTTTGCTGCCAAGAAGGCTTCAGGTGGTGATGGTGACGAGGAGGATGAAGAATAA